CGAACCGCGAACGCGATCGCATCTACCGCGAGCGGATCCGCCATATCCAGCGCCCCCCCCAGTCGGAGCGCGCCGACGTCACCTACCTGGGACAGCGCGGACGCATCTTCTACATCCGGCTCTACGTGATCCCCGAACGGCGCATGCACGAGGTCACGATGCAGGAGTTCCGTGCCGGGAATCTGGTGCGCCGCATCGACGCCGCCGAGGCCACCTGGCAGGGTGGACGCTGGGAGTTCACGAGCGGTTTCGTGCGCACGTTCTCGGGCACCGTCGAGAAGGCCGAGCCGTTCGCGCGCCTCGCCGTCACCGGCATTCTCGAGCGTCCGGAGGACTTCGCGCGCGAGACGCGCGAGCCCGACGAGATGAACGTGTTCGAGCTGCGCGACTACATCACCCGCCTGCGTTCGAGTGGCGCACGGGTTGCGAACTACCTGGTCGACCTGCACGCGAAGCTCGCGCTACCACTGGTCAATTTCATCGTGGTGCTGATCGGAGCGCCGCTCGCGACCCGCCTGCGTCTCCAGAGCGCGGCACTCGGATTCGGACTCTCGATCGCGATCGCATTCGTGTTCTACGCCTTCATGCGCGCCGGTCAGGCGTTCGGACACAGCGGCGTGCTGCCACCGCAATTGGCGGCGTGGCTCGGCGATCTGGCGTTCGGAAGCGTCGGCCTGGTGATGATGGTGCGCGCGCACCGCGAGTAACCGGGGCGGCTCACACCTCGAACGCCGCACTCATGGAGTCGAGCGTGGCAC
The Candidatus Eisenbacteria bacterium DNA segment above includes these coding regions:
- a CDS encoding YjgP/YjgQ family permease, whose translation is MRILDRYILREFSIYVVLGLFGICTLFVIVDVFEKIDVFLDNRAPIALILRFYAYRVPEWSVLVMPIALLLATFLSMGQLNKFGELTAMRSNGISLLRILSPVLGLAALATVAAFVFNEAVVPHANRERDRIYRERIRHIQRPPQSERADVTYLGQRGRIFYIRLYVIPERRMHEVTMQEFRAGNLVRRIDAAEATWQGGRWEFTSGFVRTFSGTVEKAEPFARLAVTGILERPEDFARETREPDEMNVFELRDYITRLRSSGARVANYLVDLHAKLALPLVNFIVVLIGAPLATRLRLQSAALGFGLSIAIAFVFYAFMRAGQAFGHSGVLPPQLAAWLGDLAFGSVGLVMMVRAHRE